One window of Elusimicrobiota bacterium genomic DNA carries:
- the rfbC gene encoding dTDP-4-dehydrorhamnose 3,5-epimerase — translation MSFKFQKLEIPDLILIEPQILRDERGFFTEIMKTNEFEKAGIKTTFAQLNHSKSSKGVLRGVHFQKKPMAQGKLVRVLEGEIFDVAVDIRRKSQYYGKYVSINLNEKDMKLIYIPEGFAHGFCVLSDTAQIEYFCTNIYSPKDEGGIIYNDPDLNINWPIKNPLISSKDSKYGLFKDLDSGF, via the coding sequence ATGAGCTTTAAATTTCAAAAATTAGAAATACCCGATTTAATACTTATTGAGCCTCAAATTTTACGCGATGAGCGAGGTTTTTTTACAGAAATTATGAAAACTAACGAATTTGAAAAAGCGGGAATAAAAACAACTTTCGCTCAGTTAAATCATTCAAAATCTTCTAAAGGCGTTTTAAGAGGGGTTCATTTTCAAAAAAAACCTATGGCACAAGGAAAACTTGTCCGCGTTTTGGAAGGTGAAATTTTTGATGTTGCTGTAGATATAAGAAGAAAGTCGCAATATTACGGAAAATATGTTAGTATAAATCTTAATGAAAAAGACATGAAACTAATATATATCCCTGAAGGTTTTGCTCACGGTTTTTGTGTTTTGTCTGATACTGCCCAAATAGAATATTTTTGCACCAATATTTATTCCCCGAAGGATGAAGGCGGAATTATTTATAACGATCCCGATTTAAATATTAACTGGCCGATTAAAAATCCTTTAATATCGTCAAAAGATTCAAAATATGGGCTATTCAAAGATCTGGACAGCGGTTTCTAA